The DNA segment GCAATGCCCGTACCACGCCTGGACGTACGGGCTCGACGGCAAGCTGGTCGCCGCGCCCGACCTGACGAAGATGCCGGACGTGGACCGGGACCGGTACGGGCTGGTCAAGGTGGCCCTGCGGGAGTGGCTGGGCTACGCCTGGGTGTGCCTCGCCGACGAGCCGCCGTCCTTCGAGGAGACCGTCCAGCACGCGGCCGTGGAGCGCCTCGGCGACCCGGCGGCCATCGAGCACTACGGCACCGAGCGCCTGGCCCTCGGCAAGCGGGTCACCTACGACGTGCGGGCCAACTGGAAGCTGATCGTCGAGAACTTCATGGAGTGCTACCACTGCGCCACCATCCACCCCGAACTCACCGAGGTGCTCCCGGAGTTCGCGGACGGCTACGCGGCCCAGTACTACGTCGGCCACGGCGCGGAGTTCGGCGCGGGCGTGGCGGGCTTCACGGTGGACGGCAGCGCGGGCTTCGGCCGGCTCCCGGAGGTGGCCGAGGAGCAGGACCGGCGCTACTACGCCATCACGGTCCGGCCCAACGTGTTCGTCAACCTCGTCCCCGACCACGTCATCCTGCACCGC comes from the Streptomyces seoulensis genome and includes:
- a CDS encoding aromatic ring-hydroxylating oxygenase subunit alpha — translated: MTTTPVSPSLIATLPGRYYTDPEVFRREQEALLESMWFCAVRGADLDRPGAFRTVQVGRESVLVTRDRTGALRAFLNVCRHRGARLCTEESGEVRRSLQCPYHAWTYGLDGKLVAAPDLTKMPDVDRDRYGLVKVALREWLGYAWVCLADEPPSFEETVQHAAVERLGDPAAIEHYGTERLALGKRVTYDVRANWKLIVENFMECYHCATIHPELTEVLPEFADGYAAQYYVGHGAEFGAGVAGFTVDGSAGFGRLPEVAEEQDRRYYAITVRPNVFVNLVPDHVILHRMFPLAEDRTVVECDWLYAPEVVASGADVSKSAELFHRVNVQDFAACERTQPAMSSRAYRGGGVLVPTEHHIGAFHGWLLEKLGEQAP